CGTCGACTTCCATCTTGCATATCGGATCTATTGCCATGTATATCACCTCTGAATTCAATACCGTTGCTGACCTCCAGCCCCCTTCCTTAAAATATATCTTCCCTATAACAAATAAATTTTCCCCATTCAGGTACATTCACATGCAATACGGGAAAACTGCAATGGGCATTGATACCGATTCGTAATCCAGGTACACTGTTCATTATATTCTCAGGTTTTTGGTTCATCGTCAACAGGGGACCAGGAAAAAATGGAACGAATCCAGTTCGCGTATTTCATCATCGTTCCATTATCCTTTCCATTATTTCATTACCGGTTCCATAAATACTATCACGATTCAGTTCTACCGCTTTCACGATTATGGTTTAACCTTGCAGGTACTGAACTTAAATATTGTATAGAGCGGGCAGAACCCAATGATACCGGTAACCAGGAGCAATAGTCCTAACAGTACAACGATGTAGGACACTATTCCGGTCAGTCCCATGTATACAGCTCCAATATATAACAATACAATTCCCAGGATTACCCGGATGACCCGGTCAGCTGTACATTTGTTCAATTCCCTGTATTTCACCTCCCTTCGACCAATTATTAAAACCTGTTAATGTGTATTTTACGTTCAACAGGGACCCTGACAGGTTTTTCAGGTTCTTCGTCAGGATATCCGATTGGCATTATGGCAGCAACATCATATCCTTCGGGTATGTTCAACAGTTCCTTGATCTTACCGCCCCTTGATGTTAATGTGACCGACCCCAATCCTTCTGCTGTAGCAGCCAGCAGGATATTCTCGATACATGTGTACGCTGAAGCCATACCATCCACCCCAAGTTCATTCTCGTAACATACGACCAGTATCAGGGGTGCAGTCTCAAGAGCAATTCTCTGGGGTGGTATCCTGGCCCTTGTTTGTGCAATAGCATTCTGCAATGCCCTGTCTGTTATCAGGATGAATTCCCATTGCTCCTTATTGAAGGCATTGGGTGCCTGTGTGCCTGCCCGAAGGATTTTTGTTATAGTTTCATCAGGCACAGGCTCTGACCTGAATTTCCTGATGCTTTTCCTTTTCTGGATAGCTTCATATACTTCCATGCAATACCCCCTGCATAACCGGTCTTCAAAATTATTGACCCACTTCCCTATAATTTTAAGTTGACCAATGGTTAAATACTTACCTGCAATTCACTCTTATGGCCATTAAATCCATTATCGGATGCGTACTGAATGAAATATGGCCTCCCAGGTGTCGAACCTCTACCAGGGACGTTGTCCGGGGATACTGGAAGTACACAAAGACCTGTACGACCACATACCCGCGTTCAACGACTAAACGTACCCGAGTAGCTCATCGTCACTTCAGTTTTCCGGCTATCTGTACCCCAAGCTGCCGGCACTCTTCCAGTCCTGCATCTGCCGGCCGGCGTTTAATGCGCAGTGGCGGTTCCATGACATCCATGCCATACCCCTTGAGCATCCCGGTGATAACCTTTGATGCCTCCCCGCTCCAACCATAGGAACCAAACGCAGTACCAACCTTTCCTTTCAGTGACAGGCCTGCCATCCCTTTCACGAACTCAATAACTGCAGGCATGGCTTCACCTTTATATGTGGCAGAACCAATGGCTATAGCATCAGCTCCTTCCACATCAGCAATGCCCGACTCTTTCACGTTCTTAATGATAACTTCAACACCTGCACTTTTAGCCCCCTCTTCAATGGCCTGGGCCATCAGCCCGGTATTCCCAAATCCTGTCCCGTATATTATTGCCAGTCGTGCCATTTCCCATACCTCAATCTATCTTATTGAACATTTCTTTTGGTGCATTGCAGATCGGGCATCTGTCAGGCGGATGCTTCTCCACCGTATTGCCGCATATCTGGCACACGTAATAGTCAACTTCCTTATTGCTGCCAAGGTCCTTCAAAGCTTTTTGGAACAGGCCGGCATGGATCTCTTCCACCTTGTTTGCAATTTCAAAGCTCAGGACTGCAGAATCCTGAAGCAACTCACCTTTTGCCTCCTTGATAAAAGCAGGATACATGTTCCTGAATTCCTCGATCTCTCCTTCAATAGCCGCCTTCAGGTTCTCTTCAGTATTACCAACGGCTTCCAGTGCTTCCAGATGGTTCAGGGCGTGCACGGTTTCAGCTTCAGCAGCAGCCCTGAAGAGTTTTGCTACCTGGTGGTACCCTTTCTGGTCAGCTCTCC
The DNA window shown above is from ANME-2 cluster archaeon and carries:
- a CDS encoding DUF2892 domain-containing protein, producing MNKCTADRVIRVILGIVLLYIGAVYMGLTGIVSYIVVLLGLLLLVTGIIGFCPLYTIFKFSTCKVKP
- a CDS encoding nitroreductase family protein; translated protein: MEVYEAIQKRKSIRKFRSEPVPDETITKILRAGTQAPNAFNKEQWEFILITDRALQNAIAQTRARIPPQRIALETAPLILVVCYENELGVDGMASAYTCIENILLAATAEGLGSVTLTSRGGKIKELLNIPEGYDVAAIMPIGYPDEEPEKPVRVPVERKIHINRF
- a CDS encoding flavodoxin domain-containing protein, producing the protein MARLAIIYGTGFGNTGLMAQAIEEGAKSAGVEVIIKNVKESGIADVEGADAIAIGSATYKGEAMPAVIEFVKGMAGLSLKGKVGTAFGSYGWSGEASKVITGMLKGYGMDVMEPPLRIKRRPADAGLEECRQLGVQIAGKLK
- a CDS encoding rubrerythrin family protein, with protein sequence MTTENNLKAAFAGESQANRKYTAFARRADQKGYHQVAKLFRAAAEAETVHALNHLEALEAVGNTEENLKAAIEGEIEEFRNMYPAFIKEAKGELLQDSAVLSFEIANKVEEIHAGLFQKALKDLGSNKEVDYYVCQICGNTVEKHPPDRCPICNAPKEMFNKID